The Erigeron canadensis isolate Cc75 chromosome 1, C_canadensis_v1, whole genome shotgun sequence genome segment AACAAAAATATCACTAATTATCTAAGTTTTCCATTCAAATTACCAATACATAGTTTCTAACCAACTAAACTACAAAGATTTATGAAAATATCAAGAGAAATGGTGTGGATTGTGGGAGAAAAACATTGTTACGTAAATTGTGGATTGTGGGTTAAAACATAGAATTATGAATGGACTAAGTGAATCGCaggttataaaaattaaaaatgtaaattttatttttttctggaGCCTAGAACTCAAAAAAGGGAAGAAGTCCTTGTCACGTGGATTGTGAATTGTGGGCTAAAACATAGAATTATATGTGGGCTATAAAAACTATTtattaaacatatcaaaaattctttaaaaaaaaatccattgaGGCCGACTTAATAGATATAAAATCTTTTGAACGAAATACGCATATATTAGTACTACTAAAGTACTAAGTGAAAAAACGGCGGTGGCCCATGTCCCCACTGGCCCCAAAAGAGAACCGTCCTTGCTTAATGGTAATCAAATCTTAAATAAATAGTATATGGTTACGAAAGTAAAAAATGCATAGTTAAAATTATATCTTGTGTAGATAATTTACactatatcaatatataaacacaaatatGTTATTCCAttaaaaataagttaattaaaattaatatgtaacactttatgtgttttaagtttCATAAAatccatttatttttataatgtatcTTTCATTTAATTTCATAGttgaaattaagaaaatataatttacacCAAATAAGTTAATAATATTTTGGACTGATTGTATAAAGAAAATACTAGACGCGTACTCGTGCAACACGACGACAATGGTGGTAAAATGGGTTGGTGAATTAATTTTACTTCAAACAGGTCATATGGGTTGGTGGGTTTGTAGGTTGACAGATTGATTTCAGTTCAAACGGGTTATAGTTTTGTGGGTCATATGGGTTGATGGGCCGacctatttaaaaaatatatatataagtttaaaatattttttgggATTGACGTGTCGATTTGTTAATCCGAAAGGTCAACCCGAGTCGAAAGAACCAGCTTGGCGAGTCAGGGGTCAAACCTGGTTTTTCACGTTGGTTTTGGGTTGGATTTAATATTGATAGCCTTAGtatgttataataaaaattatgtaagtgttaaaagtttataataatattatgctCGATTTTATACTAAAATTCATCTTTATATATTACAAGACTTATTCTTTTTTCAATTTGTGATGTAAGTATAAGGTTATTTCTAACCTGGTTATATTAATTTAGTTgtatttaaaggaaaaaaaaaattgatcagAGTTAAGTATAAAAAAGAGTTAAGTATAAAAAAGAGTAAAGAAGTGATATGATTGAATACGAAGATTTCAATTCTAACACTCCAATGAAACGAAATCAAAACCCTTCCCAATGAGGAAACCCACAATCCTACATaccctttttaattaatatttttttccttcAACACACCATTgactttctaaaaataattcATGGCAACCACCCCCAACGCCAACACCAACAATAATGGAAACGACGTCGTTACACTTCCTTGTGATTACTGCAACCACCAGACAGCCGTCATATTCTGCCGTGCTGACTCAGCTAAGCTCTGTCTATTCTGTGACCAACATGTTCACGCCGCCAATGCTCTTTCAGGCAAACACTCACGTTCCCAGATCTGTGACGGCTGTCGGTCCGCTCCTGCCTCTGTCCTCTGTTCCACCGACAGCCTCGTACTCTGTCGGGACTGTGACTCGGATGCCCATGGCAACTGTGCTGCTGTGTCGGCTACACATGACCGTACGCCTATAAATGGTTACACTGGCTGTCCATCACCATTGGATCTTGCATCCAACTGGGGTTTGGATATTTTGATGAAGAATCAAAAAAGGAAAAGACCCGTTAAGGATTCGGGTCGGGTAGATACGGGTATTTGGGCAAACCCGTTTTCCGACCCGAATTCTTGGATGCAAGATCTTATGGTTGTCCCTGAAGAAGAAATATCAGATTTTGAGGAATCTGATGATATGAAAAAGTTGACATTGACTTGTAATGTTGGGAAgcaaaaaaatgtgattttgaaACAGTTGAGTGAGATTTATAATAGAAATTTGTTGTTGGttaatgatgatggtggtggtggtggaagtGGGGTGAGTGATGTGCCACGTCAGCAGGAGGAGGATGAGGTGGAGGGGGAAAGGGTGGAGTATAGACATCAGCCTTTTACGACTCTTTTGATGATGCAAGGGCCGGTGGGGATCGAGGCGGTGAATGATGGGAATTTGGAGTATAATCCGGTTTGGGAGGCTAAGCCAAAAGAGCATAGAGGGACTCAggttatgtttttttgtttgtatgcgTGTATACAAATTGTGTTTTGAAGGTTATATTGTGGATATATTGTGCATACGAAAGAATGTTTCATGTTGATGGTTTtagggtgtttggtattgcttTGTTTATAGTGCTTATCTGCCTATTGCGTTTTTAAGACATAGGTGAGGAGTTTGGAATAGGTGAATTGGGAAAATTTGTTGATgcttatatgtttattttagaGTCAAATAAGTCGTTTTTATCAAGGGAGTGTTTGGCTTAGCTTATTAAGAAGCTTTATTGGCTTATTAAGAGTATTAGAagcttttttttactttatccAAACAACTTATTAGCACATCTATTTATTAGCCTTAATTAGCTGATTCATAAAAGCCAGAGATGTATAGTTTTTCAGATTGGCTTATTAGCATAAGCCTTTTGCAAATAAGCATAAACTCAACAAAATAAGCTAACACAAACATCCTTGGTATTGAAGAATTTAAACTATCACATGCTTGAATAATGAGTGAGCTAACGCAAATCATACCACGACTTTGATGAGATTGGGTAAGCAACAAAATGGTTGATGAGATTAGCCGTTTAGCTCCTCGATCAAAATCTTAATAAGTGAATCTGTAAGTTGTTGAAACTTAGCGAAttagcttcttctttttttataattaaattagttt includes the following:
- the LOC122603492 gene encoding zinc finger protein CONSTANS-LIKE 15-like isoform X2 is translated as MATTPNANTNNNGNDVVTLPCDYCNHQTAVIFCRADSAKLCLFCDQHVHAANALSGKHSRSQICDGCRSAPASVLCSTDSLVLCRDCDSDAHGNCAAVSATHDRTPINGYTGCPSPLDLASNWGLDILMKNQKRKRPVKDSGRVDTGIWANPFSDPNSWMQDLMVVPEEEISDFEESDDMKKLTLTCNVGKQKNVILKQLSEIYNRNLLLVNDDGGGGGSGVSDVPRQQEEDEVEGERVEYRHQPFTTLLMMQGPVGIEAVNDGNLEYNPVWEAKPKEHRGTQIWDFNMGRLARPEESDAVDSAGYGTNNEGFMMKTFSEILSEASMANKTGLEDIYGLNYSTSHTDITALNFKIQNNSNDRKSTSTFGTSNGYGATDIQFTELNVTAGEKLATPSTKADIELLAKNRGDAMLRYKEKKKTRRYDKHIRYESRKARADTRKRVKGRFVKANTEDGAT
- the LOC122603492 gene encoding zinc finger protein CONSTANS-LIKE 15-like isoform X1, with product MATTPNANTNNNGNDVVTLPCDYCNHQTAVIFCRADSAKLCLFCDQHVHAANALSGKHSRSQICDGCRSAPASVLCSTDSLVLCRDCDSDAHGNCAAVSATHDRTPINGYTGCPSPLDLASNWGLDILMKNQKRKRPVKDSGRVDTGIWANPFSDPNSWMQDLMVVPEEEISDFEESDDMKKLTLTCNVGKQKNVILKQLSEIYNRNLLLVNDDGGGGGSGVSDVPRQQEEDEVEGERVEYRHQPFTTLLMMQGPVGIEAVNDGNLEYNPVWEAKPKEHRGTQIWDFNMGRLARPEESDAVDSAGYGTNNEGFMMKTFSEILSEASMANKTGLEDIYGLNYSTSHTDITALNVNFKIQNNSNDRKSTSTFGTSNGYGATDIQFTELNVTAGEKLATPSTKADIELLAKNRGDAMLRYKEKKKTRRYDKHIRYESRKARADTRKRVKGRFVKANTEDGAT
- the LOC122603492 gene encoding zinc finger protein CONSTANS-LIKE 15-like isoform X3, producing the protein MATTPNANTNNNGNDVVTLPCDYCNHQTAVIFCRADSAKLCLFCDQHVHAANALSGKHSRSQICDGCRSAPASVLCSTDSLVLCRDCDSDAHGNCAAVSATHDRTPINGYTGCPSPLDLASNWGLDILMKNQKRKRPVKDSGRVDTGIWANPFSDPNSWMQDLMVVPEEEISDFEESDDMKKLTLTCNVGKQKNVILKQLSEIYNRNLLLVNDDGGGGGSGVSDVPRQQEEDEVEGERVEYRHQPFTTLLMMQGPVGIEAVNDGNLEYNPVWEAKPKEHRGTQIWDFNMGRLARPEESDAVDSAGYGTNNEGFMMKTFSEILSEASMANKTGLEDIYGLNYSTSHTDITALNVNNNSNDRKSTSTFGTSNGYGATDIQFTELNVTAGEKLATPSTKADIELLAKNRGDAMLRYKEKKKTRRYDKHIRYESRKARADTRKRVKGRFVKANTEDGAT
- the LOC122603492 gene encoding zinc finger protein CONSTANS-LIKE 15-like isoform X4, producing MATTPNANTNNNGNDVVTLPCDYCNHQTAVIFCRADSAKLCLFCDQHVHAANALSGKHSRSQICDGCRSAPASVLCSTDSLVLCRDCDSDAHGNCAAVSATHDRTPINGYTGCPSPLDLASNWGLDILMKNQKRKRPVKDSGRVDTGIWANPFSDPNSWMQDLMVVPEEEISDFEESDDMKKLTLTCNVGKQKNVILKQLSEIYNRNLLLVNDDGGGGGSGVSDVPRQQEEDEVEGERVEYRHQPFTTLLMMQGPVGIEAVNDGNLEYNPVWEAKPKEHRGTQIWDFNMGRLARPEESDAVDSAGYGTNNEGFMMKTFSEILSEASMANKTGLEDIYGLNYSTSHTDITALNNNSNDRKSTSTFGTSNGYGATDIQFTELNVTAGEKLATPSTKADIELLAKNRGDAMLRYKEKKKTRRYDKHIRYESRKARADTRKRVKGRFVKANTEDGAT